A window of Chitinophaga sp. MM2321 contains these coding sequences:
- a CDS encoding BamA/TamA family outer membrane protein codes for MTRNTLILIIVCFSLQAYARQEPPVDTILTIRPPRGIHNRILHYLKHTNEVKQKKKLDYSIIGGPIYTPETSLGIAAMIAAQYSTDSRDSLLPVSNIAIYSSISLTGFYGIGINSTTIFPHDRFRLAVKASFSSRPDKYWGIGYDAGNNKNGYTDYLLLTEKIQADFSINLNGKLFAGIGLQAQNGHATRIDTAGGKPLMQPERVFGMGLGPFFVYDTRDFIPNPAKGVFVRLGYRTYPSFLGNKAVFSKFEVQFNWYRQLWKGAILATDLYGDEHSGDVPWNMMSEAGGSNRLRGYYEGRFRDKNMIAAQTELRQKIYRRSGAVAWIGAGNVYPEFKVFTLSQSLISYGIGYRWEFKNRVNIRLDYGMGKDQSGFYFGINEVF; via the coding sequence ATGACAAGAAATACACTGATTCTTATAATCGTTTGCTTTAGCTTACAGGCATATGCCCGGCAGGAACCACCTGTCGACACGATCCTGACTATCCGCCCTCCCAGGGGCATCCACAACCGGATTTTGCATTATCTCAAACACACCAACGAGGTAAAGCAAAAAAAGAAGCTCGACTACAGTATTATAGGTGGTCCCATCTACACACCTGAAACCAGCCTGGGTATTGCCGCCATGATTGCCGCACAATACAGTACTGACAGCAGAGACAGCCTGTTGCCCGTTTCCAATATTGCCATTTATTCATCCATATCCCTTACCGGTTTTTATGGTATCGGTATTAACAGTACAACCATCTTTCCGCATGACCGGTTCCGTTTGGCCGTGAAAGCGTCTTTCAGCTCCCGCCCGGATAAATACTGGGGTATCGGTTACGATGCCGGCAATAACAAGAACGGCTATACGGACTATTTACTGCTGACAGAAAAAATACAGGCCGATTTCAGTATAAATCTCAACGGGAAATTATTTGCAGGTATTGGTTTGCAGGCACAAAACGGCCATGCCACCCGCATAGATACCGCTGGAGGTAAACCCCTGATGCAACCGGAACGTGTATTTGGTATGGGTTTGGGACCTTTTTTTGTCTACGATACCCGCGACTTTATTCCCAATCCCGCTAAAGGGGTGTTTGTCCGGCTTGGTTATCGCACCTATCCTTCTTTTCTAGGCAACAAAGCCGTTTTCTCAAAATTTGAGGTGCAATTCAACTGGTACCGTCAACTATGGAAAGGGGCCATACTGGCTACTGATTTGTATGGAGATGAACACAGCGGCGATGTGCCCTGGAATATGATGTCGGAAGCCGGCGGCTCCAACCGGCTGCGCGGCTATTACGAAGGGCGTTTCCGCGACAAAAACATGATAGCCGCACAAACAGAGCTGCGGCAAAAGATTTATCGCCGGAGCGGCGCTGTTGCGTGGATAGGCGCCGGCAATGTATACCCGGAATTTAAAGTCTTTACACTCAGCCAGTCGCTCATCAGCTATGGCATCGGCTACCGCTGGGAATTTAAAAACCGTGTCAATATCCGGCTGGACTACGGTATGGGAAAAGACCAATCCGGTTTTTACTTTGGGATCAATGAAGTGTTTTAA
- the xseB gene encoding exodeoxyribonuclease VII small subunit has protein sequence MSQELTYEAAYSELQMIAEEIENETVSVDILAERVKRASLLIEFCQQKLRATEAEVNNIIKQMEGNRGEK, from the coding sequence ATGAGCCAGGAACTGACTTATGAAGCCGCTTATAGTGAGCTGCAAATGATAGCAGAAGAAATAGAAAACGAAACCGTTTCCGTGGATATACTGGCAGAAAGAGTAAAGCGCGCGTCTTTACTGATTGAGTTCTGTCAGCAGAAATTACGTGCTACCGAAGCAGAAGTAAATAATATTATTAAACAGATGGAAGGAAACAGGGGAGAGAAGTAA
- the xseA gene encoding exodeoxyribonuclease VII large subunit, translated as MIASESIKLSALTGKIQQALSEVFAEQTYWVLADVTNHSFYQQKGYHYFDLVEKEEGSSTIVAKVSAVAWGNGAIRIREFETVTGQQFKNDIHVLIRVAVSYHQVHGLQITLLDIDTSFTVGLLEQQKQQTLIRLTTECASFIRKVGDQYITRNNQLAFGAVIQQIAVITSGNSAGYQDFRHTLDHNRFGYTFKIDTYFTVVQGENKAELVQQRLIDIYNSRVPYDAVVIIRGGGAQTDFLLFDTFILGRAVAKFPIPVITGIGHQKNETITDMMAHSPTKTPTKAAELIIAHNKSFEDAVVGIQQTILIKSQQLFSGHFQALASLNAAVINQSRTILNTHKEVLHGYNSAVLNASRSILLNRHRELISVSNAVLSKPRIIVAGKQNDLANLLGNLRSFNRLYTQRKRGELAHYETLFKLMSPVNILKRGFAIIYQDKKIINNALSLSPGSQISVLLQDAELEATITAKNIKDEPGTDL; from the coding sequence ATGATCGCATCCGAATCCATAAAACTTTCTGCACTTACCGGCAAAATTCAGCAGGCACTCTCCGAAGTGTTTGCAGAACAAACCTATTGGGTATTAGCCGATGTAACCAATCACTCTTTTTATCAGCAAAAAGGGTATCATTATTTTGACCTGGTGGAGAAAGAAGAAGGTTCCAGTACCATCGTAGCCAAAGTATCTGCTGTGGCCTGGGGAAATGGCGCCATCCGCATCCGGGAATTTGAAACCGTTACAGGGCAGCAGTTTAAAAATGATATTCATGTACTGATCCGGGTTGCCGTCAGCTATCACCAGGTGCATGGGCTACAGATCACGCTGCTGGATATTGATACCAGCTTTACAGTCGGACTGCTGGAACAACAGAAACAACAAACCCTCATCCGCCTTACTACGGAGTGCGCAAGCTTCATCCGTAAAGTGGGCGACCAGTATATTACGCGCAACAACCAGCTGGCTTTCGGGGCAGTGATCCAGCAGATTGCTGTGATCACTTCCGGTAATTCCGCGGGCTACCAGGATTTCAGGCATACGCTGGATCATAACCGTTTCGGCTATACGTTTAAGATAGATACGTATTTTACGGTTGTCCAGGGAGAAAACAAAGCGGAACTGGTACAACAGCGGCTTATCGATATCTACAACAGCCGTGTTCCGTACGACGCGGTTGTTATCATCCGTGGCGGCGGCGCGCAAACCGACTTCCTCCTGTTTGATACCTTTATCCTGGGCAGGGCGGTAGCCAAATTTCCTATCCCGGTGATCACAGGTATAGGTCATCAGAAAAACGAAACCATCACGGATATGATGGCGCACAGTCCCACAAAAACGCCTACGAAAGCAGCGGAATTGATCATCGCACATAATAAATCTTTTGAAGATGCGGTGGTGGGTATACAACAAACGATTCTCATAAAATCGCAGCAGCTTTTCTCCGGGCATTTCCAGGCACTGGCTTCTTTGAATGCCGCTGTGATCAATCAATCCAGGACCATTTTAAACACGCATAAAGAAGTGTTGCATGGTTACAACAGCGCCGTACTGAATGCTTCCAGGTCTATTTTGCTGAACCGCCACCGGGAGCTGATCAGCGTATCCAATGCGGTGTTGTCGAAGCCCCGTATTATCGTAGCCGGTAAGCAAAACGATCTGGCCAACCTGTTGGGTAACCTGCGTTCTTTTAACCGCCTGTATACACAACGTAAACGGGGAGAACTGGCACACTACGAAACCCTGTTTAAACTGATGAGTCCTGTCAACATCCTGAAGCGGGGTTTCGCCATCATATACCAGGATAAAAAAATTATAAACAATGCGCTTTCCCTTTCACCCGGCAGTCAAATCAGCGTATTGCTGCAGGATGCTGAACTGGAGGCCACCATCACCGCAAAAAATATAAAAGATGAGCCAGGAACTGACTTATGA
- a CDS encoding MBL fold metallo-hydrolase, with protein MSLLITSLNSGSNGNCYYIGNNSEAVLVDAGLSCRETEKRMLRLGLSMDKVKAVFISHEHIDHIRGITVITKKYRLPVYITPGTLTGGRLVLNEQLVSSFTAYEPVQIGGLSVTAFPKLHDASEPHSFIVSNQEVNIGVFTDIGAPCEHVIRHFQQCHAAFLEANYDEQMLEQGRYPYYLKNRIRGGKGHLSNKQALEIFVNHRPAFMSHLLLSHLSQDNNNPLLVQELFDEHANGVKIVVASRYAETAVFQIHATGIPSCEMV; from the coding sequence ATGTCATTGTTAATCACATCATTGAATTCGGGCAGTAACGGCAACTGTTATTACATTGGTAATAACAGCGAAGCGGTACTGGTGGACGCGGGACTCTCCTGCCGGGAAACGGAAAAGCGGATGCTCCGGTTGGGATTGTCGATGGATAAAGTAAAAGCTGTATTCATCTCACATGAACATATAGATCATATCCGGGGTATTACGGTGATAACAAAAAAATACCGGTTACCGGTATACATTACGCCGGGAACACTCACCGGCGGCAGATTGGTATTGAACGAGCAACTGGTGAGTTCATTCACCGCCTATGAGCCTGTACAAATAGGCGGATTATCTGTGACCGCCTTTCCCAAACTGCACGATGCATCAGAACCACACAGCTTTATTGTGAGTAACCAGGAAGTAAATATTGGGGTCTTCACAGATATAGGTGCGCCTTGTGAACATGTGATCCGTCACTTCCAGCAATGCCACGCCGCCTTCCTGGAAGCAAATTATGACGAGCAGATGCTGGAGCAGGGAAGATACCCGTACTACCTGAAGAACCGCATCCGTGGAGGGAAAGGACATCTTTCCAACAAACAGGCCCTGGAAATATTTGTCAACCACCGGCCGGCATTTATGAGTCACCTGCTGTTGTCCCATCTTTCGCAGGACAATAACAACCCCCTCCTCGTACAGGAATTATTTGATGAACACGCCAATGGTGTGAAGATCGTCGTTGCCTCGCGCTACGCAGAAACAGCGGTTTTCCAGATCCATGCCACCGGCATCCCCTCCTGTGAAATGGTGTAA
- a CDS encoding PA2169 family four-helix-bundle protein, with the protein METSKQIIETLNDLIAINNDRIAGYEQALKETTAEDADLKALFTQMISESHDLRNALGVEVQAAGGDMEKGATASGTIYRAWTDLKAAFTGHNRHAILSNCESGEDAAQRAYKSALSDDIPGYIRTLLTQQQQTLKASHDKIKALRDLVA; encoded by the coding sequence ATGGAAACATCAAAACAAATCATCGAAACTTTAAATGATCTGATTGCTATCAATAACGACCGCATAGCCGGCTATGAACAGGCGTTGAAAGAAACGACCGCTGAAGATGCAGACCTGAAGGCACTTTTCACACAAATGATCAGTGAAAGCCACGATCTCAGGAATGCACTGGGCGTGGAAGTACAGGCTGCCGGTGGTGATATGGAAAAGGGCGCTACCGCAAGCGGTACAATTTACAGAGCATGGACGGACCTGAAAGCAGCCTTTACCGGCCATAACCGTCACGCAATACTCTCCAACTGTGAATCCGGCGAAGATGCGGCCCAGAGAGCCTATAAATCGGCTCTGAGTGACGACATTCCAGGTTACATACGGACACTGCTTACCCAACAGCAACAAACACTAAAGGCTTCCCATGACAAGATCAAAGCACTCCGTGACCTGGTAGCCTGA
- a CDS encoding patatin-like phospholipase family protein, producing the protein MLSWIRISVRFISHLLKALWLFFPGIIFLLFIFFISWTLDQGKDVIVAFTENEYRIRIIFFLAIGFWGYVSWYSARIVAYIKRSKQITDLQEDALISAGQAASAYDTRNDYFKLSQPFLDEFPRIIGNSCFLFLELALLQSPALLHPIGIGKAWIFFGAGLIGLYFLNRPLAKMAIKPYFRTLFYILLFIWLILAVAASFIPHTSILVLLGLLLLLHAVFLVYIHLRRFDLEVNTKKTLLRSHTWLDKVMDFFSIPLSEKGYFRWFIIISVGALLAYIMSIFNLTFARKTGPFPFLLLAFGMLLLFGNIVTAFSVRYRISFHFLFIVIALIFGLKETHYVKLIKAAGNENNYLQRPSLDTYLRAWLHSRPIPADSSYDVYFVMSNGGASRSAYWTAAVLGKIEDSTINLHNNDRFSNHIFCLSGTSGGGVGVATFFALLRDKSQQAPLYARSAMAYLKQDYFSYTFARMLGPDFFRYIIRISRNADRGAALEESFEKSMDVAGDSLYRVPFDAAMSSFPAIKSGITVMPILCINTTRMQDGNPGVVTNLRLDSGIFNNRVDVLNLLRHDSDITITSGAILGARFPYLSPAGRIQNQYFVDGGYFDNSGAGVIQEIIRGIINIAEDDRRIHGDTSALYQQISRLNFKVLHITNSPVIPDGEAFQSVAPVKNDLFAPVLTIVGAYGMQTTVNDIRLSHFISDISTYYNRKASYLQIPLYKDSLEWQQDPLRARFPDREPSYTMNWFMSDTTIRRIDKRLTTISMIDTVIARMGR; encoded by the coding sequence ATGCTTTCATGGATTCGTATATCAGTGAGATTTATTTCTCATTTGCTGAAGGCGCTCTGGCTGTTCTTTCCAGGCATCATTTTCCTGCTGTTTATCTTTTTTATCAGCTGGACACTGGATCAGGGGAAAGACGTTATTGTTGCTTTCACAGAAAATGAATACCGCATCCGCATCATTTTCTTTTTAGCCATTGGCTTCTGGGGATATGTGAGCTGGTATTCCGCACGGATCGTTGCATACATCAAACGATCAAAACAGATTACAGACTTACAGGAAGACGCACTTATATCTGCCGGGCAGGCCGCTTCCGCTTACGATACCCGCAACGATTATTTCAAACTCAGCCAACCCTTCCTGGACGAATTTCCCCGCATTATCGGCAACAGCTGTTTCCTGTTCCTGGAACTCGCATTGCTGCAATCACCGGCATTGCTGCATCCGATAGGCATCGGCAAAGCCTGGATATTCTTTGGCGCGGGCCTGATAGGATTATACTTTTTAAACAGACCATTGGCGAAGATGGCCATCAAACCTTACTTCCGGACACTGTTCTACATCCTGCTTTTTATATGGCTTATTCTTGCGGTGGCGGCCAGTTTCATTCCACATACGAGCATCCTCGTGCTGCTTGGGTTACTGCTGCTGTTGCATGCGGTATTCCTGGTGTATATACACCTGCGGCGGTTTGACCTGGAAGTAAATACAAAGAAAACCCTGCTACGCTCTCATACCTGGCTGGACAAAGTGATGGATTTCTTTTCCATTCCACTAAGTGAGAAAGGCTATTTCCGCTGGTTTATTATTATCAGCGTTGGCGCGCTCCTGGCCTATATCATGTCGATCTTTAACCTGACCTTTGCCCGCAAAACAGGTCCCTTTCCATTTCTGCTGCTGGCCTTTGGCATGTTGCTCCTGTTTGGTAATATCGTCACGGCTTTTTCCGTGCGTTACCGGATCAGTTTTCACTTCCTGTTTATCGTAATCGCCCTCATTTTCGGGCTGAAAGAAACGCATTATGTAAAGCTGATCAAGGCAGCAGGTAATGAAAACAATTATCTCCAGCGCCCATCACTGGATACTTATCTGCGGGCATGGCTGCATAGCAGGCCGATACCGGCAGACAGCAGTTATGATGTATACTTTGTCATGTCCAACGGAGGTGCTTCCCGTTCTGCCTACTGGACCGCTGCGGTATTGGGGAAGATAGAAGATTCCACCATCAATCTGCATAACAACGACCGGTTTTCAAATCATATTTTTTGTTTGTCCGGCACTTCCGGCGGGGGCGTGGGCGTAGCCACCTTTTTCGCTTTACTGAGAGATAAAAGCCAGCAGGCGCCCTTATATGCCAGGTCGGCCATGGCATACCTGAAGCAGGACTATTTCAGTTATACATTTGCCCGGATGCTGGGACCGGATTTCTTCCGGTATATTATCCGGATTTCGCGGAATGCCGACAGAGGCGCTGCGCTGGAAGAGTCTTTTGAGAAAAGTATGGACGTTGCCGGCGACTCCCTTTACCGGGTACCTTTTGACGCTGCCATGTCTTCCTTTCCGGCCATAAAATCAGGTATAACGGTAATGCCTATACTTTGTATCAATACCACCCGTATGCAGGATGGCAACCCTGGTGTAGTCACTAACCTGCGACTGGATTCAGGCATCTTCAATAACCGCGTAGATGTATTGAACCTGCTACGGCATGATTCGGACATCACCATCACTTCCGGCGCCATACTGGGCGCCCGGTTCCCTTATTTAAGTCCGGCCGGCAGAATACAGAACCAGTATTTTGTTGATGGCGGATACTTTGATAATTCCGGCGCCGGTGTAATCCAGGAGATCATCCGCGGCATTATAAATATTGCAGAAGATGATCGTCGCATACATGGTGATACCAGTGCGCTGTATCAACAGATCAGCCGGTTAAATTTCAAAGTGCTGCATATTACCAACAGTCCTGTAATCCCCGACGGCGAAGCGTTTCAAAGTGTGGCACCGGTCAAAAATGATCTCTTCGCTCCTGTGCTGACCATCGTGGGCGCCTATGGCATGCAGACTACGGTTAACGATATACGTTTATCTCATTTCATCAGCGATATCAGTACCTATTATAACCGGAAAGCTTCCTATCTGCAAATTCCTTTGTACAAAGACAGCCTGGAATGGCAACAGGACCCTCTACGGGCAAGGTTTCCGGACCGTGAGCCTTCTTACACCATGAACTGGTTCATGTCTGATACAACGATCAGAAGGATTGATAAAAGACTTACCACAATCAGTATGATTGATACGGTGATAGCCAG